A single region of the Drosophila miranda strain MSH22 chromosome 2, D.miranda_PacBio2.1, whole genome shotgun sequence genome encodes:
- the LOC117187313 gene encoding histone H4, which yields MTGRGKGGKGLGKGGAKRHRKVLRDNIQGITKPAIRRLARRGGVKRISGLIYEETRGVLKVFLENVIRDAVTYTEHAKRKTVTAMDVVYALKRQGRTLYGFGG from the coding sequence ATGACTGGTCGTGGTAAAGGTGGCAAAGGCTTGGGAAAGGGAGGCGCTAAGCGTCATCGCAAGGTTCTGCGTGATAACATCCAGGGTATCACGAAGCCCGCTATCCGCCGTTTGGCTCGTCGTGGCGGTGTAAAACGTATCTCGGGACTCATCTACGAGGAAACTCGTGGAGTGCTGAAAGTGTTTTTGGAAAACGTTATCCGTGATGCCGTCACCTACACCGAACATGCCAAGAGGAAGACAGTCACAGCCATGGATGTTGTGTATGCTCTGAAGAGACAAGGCCGCACGCTGTACGGTTTCGGCGGTTAA